A portion of the Anoplopoma fimbria isolate UVic2021 breed Golden Eagle Sablefish chromosome 15, Afim_UVic_2022, whole genome shotgun sequence genome contains these proteins:
- the LOC129103940 gene encoding E3 ubiquitin-protein ligase TRIM21-like, whose product MSADGTSLCENQFLCSICLDVFTDPVSTPCGHNFCKECITKHWDINVPYKCPNCKMMFYTRPELQVNTFVSEMVAHFRQSAQKKASSSSSKQQVAQPGDVPCDVCTGTKLKALKSCLVCLVSYCETHLEPHLTTPGLKRHQLIDPVEDLKGRMCTKHDKPLELFCETDQMCVCMLCTVLDHKSHDVVPLKEEYQRQKVEVEKTEAEIQQTIQERRLKIQEFKRSVKVSRENAKREIEDRNSLFIKLKEAIQRNQDKVIKTIEEDHRATAKRAEGFIKELNQEISELKKRSAELKQLSHSGDHLYLLENFKSPNAAPPTKNWTEVRVGPASYEGNSRTLAQLLEMLKNETNKLLTEFELKTVQQFAVDVTLDPDTANPWLILSEDGKQVHHGLVEKNLPDNPKKFSTCICVLGKQSVSTGRFYFEVQVKGKTDWVLGVAGESANRKGRFHLSSKNGYWTLWCNNEKVFSSLTETLVSVSVESQPEKVGVFVDYEEGLVSFYDVDAASLIYAYTGCSFTDKLLPLFSPYNNQGGKNSAPLIICPVNHAE is encoded by the coding sequence ATGTCTGCTGACGGCACTTCGCTCTGTGAAAACCAGTTtctgtgctccatctgtctggatgtgttcactgatccagtcagtacaccatgtggacacaacttctgtaaAGAATGCATCACTAAACACTGGGATATTAATGTGCCTTACAAGTGTCCCAACTGTAAAATGATGTTCTACACCAGACCTGAGCTGCAGGTGAATACTTTTGTCTCTGAGATGGTTGCTCACTTTAGACAGTCGGCTCAAAAGaaagccagcagcagcagctcaaagCAACAAGTTGCCCAACCAGGAGACGTTCCCTGTGacgtctgcactggaaccaaactgaaggccctgaagtcctgcctggtgtgtctggtctcctactgtgagactcacctggagcctcaCCTGACAACGCCAGGCCTGaaaagacatcagctgatcgacCCTGTGGAGGATCTAAAAGGCAGGATGTGTACGAAGCACGATAAACCTCTGGAGCTGTTCTGTGAGACCGAccagatgtgtgtctgcatgctctgcACTGTTCTAGACCACAAGTCACATgatgttgttcctctgaaagaagaataCCAAAGACAGAAGGTCGAGGTTGAGAAGACAGAAGCTGAAATTCAGCAGACGATCCAGGAAAGACGACTTAAGATTCAAGAGTTCAAACGTTCAGTCAAGGTCAGCAGGGAAAAtgcaaagagagagatagaagaCAGAAACTCTCTCTTCATCAAGCTGAAGGAGGCTATTCAGAGAAACCAGGACAAAGTCATCAAGACGATTGAAGAGGACCACAGAGCGACAGCGAAACGGGCTGAAGGCTTCATCAAAGAGCTGAACCAGGAAATCtctgagctgaagaagaggagtgCTGAGCTGAAGCAGCTCTCACACTCAGGAGACCACCTTTACCTCCTCGAGAACTTCAAGTCCCCGAATGCTGCTCCACCCACAAAGAACTGGACAGAAGTCAGAGTCGGTCCAGCTTCATATGAGGGGAACAGCAGAACTTTGGCTCAGTTGCTGGAGATGCTCAAAAATGAGACGAATAAGCTGCTCACAGAGTTTGAGCTGAAGACCGTCCAGCAGTTTGCAGTGGACGTCACTCTGGATCCTGATACAGCAAATCCCTGGctcatcctgtctgaagatGGGAAACAAGTTCATCACGGTCTTGTAGAGAAGAATCTACCAGATAACCCAAAGAAATTTTCTACTTGTATCTGTGTCTTAGGGAAGCAGTCTGTTTCTACAGGAAGATTTTACTTTGAGGTTCAGGTTAAAGGGAAGACTGATTGGGTTTTAGGAGTAGCAGGAGAGTCAGCCAATAGGAAGGGGCGATTCCATTTGAGCTCTAAGAATGGTTACTGGACACTATGGTGTAATAATGAAAAAGTCTTCAGTTCTCTTACTGAGAcccttgtctctgtctctgtggagTCTCAGCCTGAGAAGGTTGGGGTGTTTGTAGAttatgaggagggtctggtctccttttatgaCGTTGATGCAGCGAGTCTTATCTACGCCTATACTGGCTGCTCCTTCACTGACaaactcctccctctcttctctccctatAACAATCAGGGTGGTAAAAACTCTGCCCCTCTCATCATCTGTCCTGTTAACCATGCTGAGTAG